The following is a genomic window from Pseudanabaena galeata CCNP1313.
CCTAAAACTGGGTAAATAACCCAAGTTATAAAGCAAAGGCACAACCCAAGCCTTGCGCGTTTCCGTAGTCCCCGACTCCGAAAAGCCCGATTCTTCGCGGGATTTTTTAAATCCTGCCCAAAACTTTTTCGCCTCACCCCAAACCGTAGCAATCTCATCTGCCAACTTATCCGCCTTCGCAAAGCCAAAGTCTTCGGGCGATTGTCCCTTGATACTGCCAGTAACCAGATCCGCAAGATAGTCCCCCGCTATCAAATTACCTTCGATATGCAAACCTGTACTATTTTTGACGATTTGAGTAGTGGTCATGATACTTAATAAATTGATGATTAACCGTAGCGAGGCTAAAGCCTCTGAGTTTAAAGTGGTAATAGGCTAAAGCCTTGACTACTCTGAACTACTTAGGTTTCAAAACATAGACACCGAGCAGATCCATCGGTAACTGAGCCTTCACTTTGACCTGTCCCTCCTTCGTAATTGCTCTAACTCTACGGTGAGATTGCGCTAAATCCTGCGATCGCGCCCTCGCAATTAACTCCAACTCCTCCTGCAAATCTTCCATACTTTCTAACAAGTCGCGCATATCCGATCGTACCAGTCCCAAACTAGGCGGATCGGTAACGGGTTCAGCAGTTTCAATTAACCTTAAAGCCTCACTTGGTTCCAACCAAATCGGATTTGCAGTTGAGCCTGTAAAACCAACCACTAAACATTCTTCAGCTAATAGACTTTTATCCTCTTTAAGTCCTTGTTTGGGGCTATCAATCAAATGCCGTAAGCGCAATAGTAATAACGTCGTGCGCTTAGTCACCGCATCTGTCACTGTGAAACCACAACGCGCCGCCACAGGCTTGGCTATATTACTCAAGACATCCTCTAATAGAAATCGCGCCAAGCTTTCGACTAGGGGATGATTGCGCCCAATAAATTCCACTCCATCAGGCGTAGGACTGACAAAGGAAAGAGTTAGCTTTTGCTGATTTCCTGAGAAAGCTGACAGACTTGGAGCAATCTGGGGCGGGATATTTGGCAGCACATAGCAAGGATGCTTATGAATCGTTTTGGGAATAAGAAAAGCCTCCAAACGCCCACAAGCCGATCGCACAAAGCGCTCAATTTCTGTGGCACTACCCAACACGCGATCGGACTCAATTAATTCCTGTTGCACATCCTCCGAAGTAATCGCCCTCTGAGCAAACCTTGTACGGCTAACTTTTTCCTCAGCTTGCTCCCAAATCCGATTCATTTCAGCGTCCAGTAGCGCCAACTGCGAGCCAGCGTCAAACATAGAAAGCTGTACCCCTGCCGATTCGTATTCAAATAGGGAGTTAAAAATACGCTCGGTAATATTGGCATTATCCATTGGCACAGGCACAGTAATTCCCAAGGATCGATGGATTTTAACCGCCTTGCGAATCAATACTTTCAAGACCACATCATCAATGGGGTTGTCCTGTCCACAGAGCAAGGCACATTTCACGACCGCAGCTTTCTGTCCATAGCGATCAACTCTCCCCTCACGCTGTTCCAGTCGGTTCGGATTCCAAGGTAAGTCATAGTGCAGCACCGCCGAGAAATGCTCTTGCAAATTTACACCTTCACTCAAGCAATCCGTTGCCACTAGCACTCGCTGGGGATAGCTGGCAAGTTCGTTTAAAAATATCTCCCGTTCATCTTCCGACTGCTCGCCCGTAATCGCCAACACCCGCAAGCGATCGCCTTTTTTGTCGAGCTTTTGTTTCAGCACATCCCCCAAATGCTTAGCTACATACTGCGCCGTGGCAATATAGCGACACCAGATAATCGGATGATGTCCTTCTTCCAAGAGCTTGATGATAGTAGCGATCGCCTGTTGCAACTTGGCATCCTTTGCCCCGTAGAGTTTTTCAGCAGACTGGACAAAGGCTTTAAGCTTACGGCGATCGCTATCTCGATATTGTTGCTGTCCCTGCTCGATCGCTAAAGTCGGTTGAGCATCAGCAGCCTGTTCCTGTTCTGTCGGATCATAAACATAGGATGCCATCAAGTCTTCATCGATCGCTTCTGCCTCTAATCGCTCCGAAACCTCACGTTTTTCCACCTGTTTACTCAATGTAACTACCGCCGCCGCAGGTGATGACATCACACATCGAATCAGCGCCAACGCCGCCCAATAACGTCCCCGCTTTTGGGCATAGGACATATCATCAGTAACACCCTTAACCAAGCCTCGCGCAAAATCATAAACCTCATTAAATAATTCCCGATATTCTCGCGTCAGCTTGTAACTAAGCTCAGTGGATAATCTTTCAGGAAACGGGGTTTCACTGCCTAGCCACTGCTTTACATCAGCGCGACGGCGTTGGATAAAATGACTGGCTAGTTTAATTCTTTCTTTTTCCGAGAGCTGTTCTAAATTCATCGCCGCAAATTCTGGCTTAATCAAACCCAAAATTGATAAGAAAGATTCTTCAATGCCGCTGTGGGGCGTTGCTGATAGCAGCATTAAATGTTGATCCTGCTTTGTCGCAATCTCATTAACTAACTGATGACGCTGCTGTTGCGAAGCGCTTTGACCACTTGGACGCGAACAGGTATGCGCCTCATCAACAATGACCAGATCAGGACAATGGGCTAAAAAACTCGCTCGCCGTTTATCGGACTTGGCATAGTCGAGACTAACGATGATATGGGGATAGTAGCCAAATACATGATGATCTCCCGCAGGTAGCGATCGCTCTAATTTGCCCACTGTCCCTGACCGAATCACGACTGCCTCAATATGAAACTTTTCCCGTAACTCCTTTTGCCATTGATCGCAGAGGTGTGGCGGACATAAAACCGCAAGGCGCTTAATCTCTTGGCGATCGAGCATTTCCCTTGCAATCAATCCTGCCTCAATCGTCTTCCCAATCCCAACATCATCAGCAATTAGTAAGCGTACTGTTGCTAATCGCAAAGCCATCAGCAAAGGAACCATCTGATAGGGACGCGGATAAACCGACAATCTCCCCAAACTCCGAAAAGGTCCCGCTCCATTCCGTAAACTCAGCCTTGCTGCATCCATCAATAACAAAGCTGCTTGACGATCTTGAATTGCTTCAGGTTGTGGCGCAGGAAATTCGGCTGATTCGATTACTTCTAGTCCCAGCTTATTGAAAACACCACAAACCTCATCCTCATTCCCACTTAAAGGTCGTAGCCTAATCACATCAGAATTATCCGAAGGCAAAACGACCCACTGGCGATCGCGACAAGTAACTACAGAACCAATGTTATAACTAGGCATATTTGAAAAACCCCAAAATTAGAAAACTTTTAAAGAGCTTGAGATTTAGTTGGGGCTTGCTTCTTCAGCAGGTTTGGATTCTTTGGGCTTTTTCTCAAATACTTGGATATTTGGCTCAAGCAAAACAAATCCTGTTTCAGTAGCTTCACCCATCTTGCCTGCGATCGCCGCTACCCACTGCGGATAATTAGCCTGTGCATCTTCCAACTTCTTAAATACTTTGGGTTTCACCGTAACGCTTAAGATTTGACCGTCACAATCTAAATCAAAGGTCTTCCAACCATTTTTATCAACAGATATATCGGTAGGAAGTTCATTAATTTTGATGGTTAATTCCAGTTTTCCTTGTATTGCCATATTTTTACTGTATATCTAATTGATATGTATTCATAACACATTTGATTTCCTACCATACGATACCAGAGCTTAAACCTCATATCTAAAGAAGCCATAGCGATTTCAATTAGGTTATTTCTGTTCTAAATATGACTAAAAGTATTCCAGATAAATGTAAAAAATGTGCGATGCTTTCGGCGGCTCAGGCTCAAGAAATTCATGGTGAGTTGGGCGATCGTTGTTGGAATCCTGCGGTTTGCTATAGTCGCCGTTCCTATGCCCGTCATCGCGATCGCCGTAATCTGATTCGCTCTCGTAAACGTGGTGATTCCGATGAAAATTTAGTTGTTAATATTGATGAGTTTGCGTCAGTATATTGGGCTGTGTTAGTGGTTTATCGACAGGCGGGAACGGATACGCCGATTCATGCGATCGCTGTTCAAGTCTGGAAAGGACAAGAAAAGTTTGCGGCGGTTCCACCCATCCATTGTGCGGGAATGGTGGCGACACAAGTGCATACTTATGTCCAGAAGGTATTGGTTTTGCTAGAGTCAAATTATGGGATTAAGAAATTTGCTAGCCAAGAACGTCTCGATCCTTGGCTTTGTCCTTTGCGTCCTTGTCCTTGTCATCCGAACTAATTTCAAAGTGGCTATGAAATGAAAGTTAAACAACTTGAGTTGGATTTGTGGGATGTCATTTCGACCGCAAGACAGACTCCTGAAGATGCAAATTTACCAATGGTATTTAAGCTTTTAGATCTGACTCTGGTTGATCTTGATACGCGATCGCAGTTACGAGTAGCAGGAGAAGCGGTATGTCAGATTGCAGATTTGTTTTGCAATCGCTCTAATTTTTTATTTGAGGAGTTACATTCTCGTGCGGTAAATGGTGAGCCGATCATGGCTGATGATGCTTTTGTTCGTTATGTGCGTCAGTCTATGGTGGTCGATTTTGACCAGTTTATTGAACCTTTGCAAAGTTTACCTAGGAAGATTCCTGAACAGACTAAACATGGTAATTCGATAGTTGGCGCAATTGATAAGGAGGTTTTGATTCAAGCTTTGGAGCAGGAAAGTTTGCTTAGTTTTGAGGAGGAATTTGAACGGGCAATTAGTACTGCTCATGCTGAAGATGTTTCGGCTTGGATTGAGGCGATCTCTTATTCGCTAAAGATCAATGCTTTACCTATGCATTTACTGGCTTTACAGGATAGTTTGCAATTGCCCATCGTCGAGATTTGGCTAGGTTTACTTTTAGGTAATTTCAAACTGGAGCAAAAAGGCGCTTTCTATAATTCAAACGAAATTTGGATTGGCTAAACGTTAACAACAAAGTTAACTCGAATAATGAAAAGGCACTGGTCAGTTAATGAGGGATGGGTGCTGAAATTCACATTTTATGACGATAAAAGAACGCAAATACTTCGATCACGCTTTAGCTGACTAGTGTCCAATCTGAATAAACTTTTATTATAAAAAGCTTAGTACAGGACAAAAAGTTGCAAAAGTAGACAGGAAGGGGTTTTATAAAAGATAACCACATCACAAATAAAACCCCTATGAAAGAGATTAGCGTATTTTGCGAAAAGTTACATGAACATCTGCAATGGAATGGAGCAAGACTCTTATTTGTGTCGATGTTCCTGATCGCACTAATGCGAGTAAAGACAGTAAACCTAGCGGAAATCGCGACAGGATTTAGTGGAGAAGCCAAAGTCGAATCACACTATAAGCGGTTACAGAGATTTTTTCGAGAGTTTGAAGTGGACTATGAAAGCATCGCTTTAATGGTCGTCAAAGTGATGAAAATACCTGAACCATGGGTAATCAGTATCGACCGCACCGATTGGAGATTTGGTAAGACGGTATTTAATGTGCTGACATTGGGAGTAGTGCATCACGGTATCGCATTCCCGTTGGTCTGGATGATGCTGGACAAAAAAGGTAACTCGAACACCCGTGAACGTTGTGAATTGTGTAATCGATTTCTGGAAATATTTGGAGATCGCAAAATCGACTTTTTGACCGCAGACCGAGAATTTGTGGGGGAAGAATGGTTTGATTACTTGCTGTGTGACCCATGTACCCACTTTCGTATCCGTATTCGCAAAAACACCTTGCTTGACGATGGGCAGAAGCAACTACGGGCTGACGTTTGTTTCCAAGATCTCCAAGTTGGTCAATCGAAAGTATTGTCTAAGCCGAGGCTTGTTTGGCAACATTGGCTCTATATTGCGGCAATGCGTCTGGAGGATGGCGATTTGTTAATTGTAGCAACCGCTCATGACCCTAATACCGCTATTGCTGACTATGCCAAACGTTGGGCGATTGAGACTTTGTTTGGCTGTTTTAAATCCCGTGGCTTTTGTTTGGAGGCTACTCACCTTCAAGCCCCTGAACGCCTTTCTAAACTTATTGCTTTACTCACCCTCGCTTTATGTTGGGCTTTTTCTTCGGGGCTTTGGCTTGCTCAGCTCAATCCCCTCAAACCTAAAAAGCACGGTCGCTTACCTAAAAGCATTTTTCGTCTTGGTTTTGATTTTCTGCGTCATATCATCTTTGACATCCATCTCAATTCCGAGGCTTTCTTCAACTCCATTAAATTTTTGTCCTGTACTTAGTATAAAAAGATAAAAAGTTAAATTTAGCTTTTTATCCTTTAAGCTTTTTATTTTTTATAACTTACTGTAATCAGCAAGGTGTTTTCTTTGCCAGAATGCTATCCAACTAGAGAATCGCAGCACTTACCCACTGATAATTAAATTAAAAGATTTTTTAGTAAAAAGCTAAATTTAGCTTTTTACTAAAAAATCTTTTAATTTAATTATATTTTTGATAAAGTCTAATTAAATTAAAAATTAATATCTATGCTAACGATCGCGATCGCCTCTCTCAGTGGAGGACAAGGCAAAACTACCGCCTCACTAATGTTGGGTCGCCTACTCTCACGTCAAGGTTATCCAACCTTGTTAATTGATGCTGACCCACAACATAACTTAACTACCTACATGGACTTAGACCTCCAAGGAAATCAGCCAACTTTACTAGAATTATTAAAAAAATCTGTTTCCGCAGAAGACGGTATTTACCCTAGCGAAGGTAACGACAATTTATTTCTAATTCCTGCCGATGACCAACTTGATACAGTACAAGACTACCTCTCGAATAGTGGCGTAGGTGCTACCCTCTTGAAGCGGCGAATTGAACCCGTTGCTGATGCTTTTAAAGTTTGTATTATTGATGCCCCACCTCAACGCTCTCAAATCTGTCTCACTGTTTTAGGAGCTGCCGATGCCCTAATCATTCCTGCTGAGGCTTCAGTTAAAGGCTATGGCTCTTTGGTCAGAACATTGGATTTACTGAAAACTCTCCAAGATGTTGGAGCTACAAATGCTCAGGTTATGGGAGTACTCCCCTTTCGCGATCGTTGGATTGGCAAAACTCAAACCCAAGAGAGCCGCTCGGCTGTCGATGGGATGCGAGAAGAAGTGGGAGAAAGTTTTATTCTTCCTTCAATTCGCGAATCCGAACGATACAAGCAAGCCATCAACCGTCGATCTACTTTGGGCGAAATGGGCTACAGCGACTTGGAATATCCCTTTGAAGTTTTAATTGACAAGATCAAAACTTTAGTTAAATAAAAAGGTAAAAAGCTAATTTTATTTATTTGGCTTTTTACCTTTTTATTTTTGTAACATAAGAATTTAGCAACTCTTATGTTACAGTTAAGTTTCAACATATAAAAAGCTAATTTTATCTTTTTAGCTTTTTTGATTTTAGTAAAAACATAAATTTAACAATCACATTAATTATCTAAACACTTAAATACTATGTCTGACAGCGTTTTAGACCGTATTCGCCAAAACCGCCAACGACCTGCGGTAGCTACCAGAGATGACTCTCTCATCACTGGAGTACAATCAGTAGATACAGATATATCCACAAATATGCAGATATTTGAGGAAGTTCTAGCTTCTGATGTAGCCACTAAAGCTATTTATGACAATACCCAAGATACTCTAGGCGAACTCAAAGCAGAGCTAGCCAAAATTCCAGAAACAATCCGACACTCGGCGATTGTTTTGGAAAAAGAAGTCGATCAAGTCTTAACACGCTATTGCAAAGAAAATCGGATCACCATTGAGGTATTTCTGGAAGCCTCTTGGATTCATGCTTCCTCTAATCCATCGACGATGAAAAAAATAGTGGCAGAGGCAAAGCGTCGATATGATGATCGTAAACGAGCTGGCAAACTGCGTCGTTTAATCACCATGATTGAGGGTAGAACTACGGCAAAGCCAAACAAGTAAAAGGTATCAAGA
Proteins encoded in this region:
- a CDS encoding ParA family protein, producing the protein MLTIAIASLSGGQGKTTASLMLGRLLSRQGYPTLLIDADPQHNLTTYMDLDLQGNQPTLLELLKKSVSAEDGIYPSEGNDNLFLIPADDQLDTVQDYLSNSGVGATLLKRRIEPVADAFKVCIIDAPPQRSQICLTVLGAADALIIPAEASVKGYGSLVRTLDLLKTLQDVGATNAQVMGVLPFRDRWIGKTQTQESRSAVDGMREEVGESFILPSIRESERYKQAINRRSTLGEMGYSDLEYPFEVLIDKIKTLVK
- a CDS encoding IS4 family transposase is translated as MKEISVFCEKLHEHLQWNGARLLFVSMFLIALMRVKTVNLAEIATGFSGEAKVESHYKRLQRFFREFEVDYESIALMVVKVMKIPEPWVISIDRTDWRFGKTVFNVLTLGVVHHGIAFPLVWMMLDKKGNSNTRERCELCNRFLEIFGDRKIDFLTADREFVGEEWFDYLLCDPCTHFRIRIRKNTLLDDGQKQLRADVCFQDLQVGQSKVLSKPRLVWQHWLYIAAMRLEDGDLLIVATAHDPNTAIADYAKRWAIETLFGCFKSRGFCLEATHLQAPERLSKLIALLTLALCWAFSSGLWLAQLNPLKPKKHGRLPKSIFRLGFDFLRHIIFDIHLNSEAFFNSIKFLSCT
- a CDS encoding helicase-related protein, producing the protein MPSYNIGSVVTCRDRQWVVLPSDNSDVIRLRPLSGNEDEVCGVFNKLGLEVIESAEFPAPQPEAIQDRQAALLLMDAARLSLRNGAGPFRSLGRLSVYPRPYQMVPLLMALRLATVRLLIADDVGIGKTIEAGLIAREMLDRQEIKRLAVLCPPHLCDQWQKELREKFHIEAVVIRSGTVGKLERSLPAGDHHVFGYYPHIIVSLDYAKSDKRRASFLAHCPDLVIVDEAHTCSRPSGQSASQQQRHQLVNEIATKQDQHLMLLSATPHSGIEESFLSILGLIKPEFAAMNLEQLSEKERIKLASHFIQRRRADVKQWLGSETPFPERLSTELSYKLTREYRELFNEVYDFARGLVKGVTDDMSYAQKRGRYWAALALIRCVMSSPAAAVVTLSKQVEKREVSERLEAEAIDEDLMASYVYDPTEQEQAADAQPTLAIEQGQQQYRDSDRRKLKAFVQSAEKLYGAKDAKLQQAIATIIKLLEEGHHPIIWCRYIATAQYVAKHLGDVLKQKLDKKGDRLRVLAITGEQSEDEREIFLNELASYPQRVLVATDCLSEGVNLQEHFSAVLHYDLPWNPNRLEQREGRVDRYGQKAAVVKCALLCGQDNPIDDVVLKVLIRKAVKIHRSLGITVPVPMDNANITERIFNSLFEYESAGVQLSMFDAGSQLALLDAEMNRIWEQAEEKVSRTRFAQRAITSEDVQQELIESDRVLGSATEIERFVRSACGRLEAFLIPKTIHKHPCYVLPNIPPQIAPSLSAFSGNQQKLTLSFVSPTPDGVEFIGRNHPLVESLARFLLEDVLSNIAKPVAARCGFTVTDAVTKRTTLLLLRLRHLIDSPKQGLKEDKSLLAEECLVVGFTGSTANPIWLEPSEALRLIETAEPVTDPPSLGLVRSDMRDLLESMEDLQEELELIARARSQDLAQSHRRVRAITKEGQVKVKAQLPMDLLGVYVLKPK
- a CDS encoding fertility inhibition FinO-like protein, with translation MAIQGKLELTIKINELPTDISVDKNGWKTFDLDCDGQILSVTVKPKVFKKLEDAQANYPQWVAAIAGKMGEATETGFVLLEPNIQVFEKKPKESKPAEEASPN